One Solanum pennellii chromosome 10, SPENNV200 genomic region harbors:
- the LOC107032687 gene encoding neurofilament medium polypeptide-like, giving the protein MANPLVAYSDDESSSDSAYSQGEKNPVVDVVPNLGEESQLPTKPPTSSSKSDLPPSPPPKATSPPPQVTSSPSPVKEASLPVVTDSPPPPIIESPPSPIQETPLSPVQETPLSPTPKSPTTTVPHNPPPTPSHQTTPQNPPPSPTHDDILLRSLHPKKPRRPRKHIAVKQVRPHRPVTRSAHVVKPTYDATSGVKRRRLGKSLVRSSVSPMNLDSETDDVSEGKHSTTPQSKSKSAKRNADKFLKVGRKKYFQTKSVLRGRTFHPDILSMDIVKQVCELLRFQGWEELFLEPSLIYEKEVVDFYTNLIILEGDVVSSSVKGVDIVFDATKLGEILHIPSVGINEYNWGFDEYSSLPAKFSQGRVNSRAQTVLKGIMRSLHKLLFEIVHKVILPRGHQRHIASIRDIGLINAIECKERIDWPTLIIQHLARIVDPKLGSHQLAFGNLLTRVFDAFEVPLGERRI; this is encoded by the coding sequence ATGGCTAATCCACTTGTTGCTTACTCTGATGACGAAAGCTCGTCTGATAGTGCATATTCTCAGGGGGAAAAGAACCCAGTTGTTGATGTTGTGCCCAACCTTGGCGAAGAAAGCCAACTCCCAACCAAACCACCTACATCCTCATCCAAATCAGATCTGCCTCCATCACCACCACCAAAAGCTACATCTCCACCACCACAAGTAACCTCTTCACCATCACCAGTCAAAGAAGCATCTTTACCTGTCGTTACAGACTCCCCACCACCACCCATCATCGAATCTCCCCCATCACCTATCCAAGAAACCCCATTATCACCGGTCCAAGAAACCCCACTTTCACCAACCCCAAAATCTCCCACAACCACTGTCCCACATAATCCCCCTCCTACCCCATCTCACCAAACCACTCCTCAAAATCCACCACCATCTCCAACCCATGATGATATTCTTTTGAGATCCCTTCACCCTAAAAAACCAAGGCGGCCAAGAAAGCACATTGCAGTTAAACAGGTTCGTCCACACCGGCCAGTGACAAGGAGTGCGCATGTGGTCAAACCAACTTATGATGCAACATCTGGGGTGAAGCGTCGGCGATTGGGTAAGTCTCTTGTTCGTTCATCAGTCTCTCCAATGAATCTTGATTCTGAAACTGATGATGTATCTGAGGGTAAACATTCTACTACTCcccaatcaaaatcaaaatctgcAAAAAGAAATGCAGATAAATTTCTCAAAGTGGGAAGGAAAAAGTACTTCCAAACAAAATCAGTGCTTAGGGGTAGAACCTTTCACCCTGATATACTTTCAATGGATATAGTGAAGCAGGTTTGTGAACTACTACGGTTTCAGGGATGGGAGGAGTTATTCCTTGAACCtagtttgatttatgaaaaggAAGTGGTAGATTTCTATACGAACTTGATAATCCTAGAAGGAGATGTGGTGTCGTCTAGTGTAAAGGGGGTTGACATTGTGTTTGATGCAACCAAACTCGGGGAAATCTTGCATATACCATCTGTTGGGATTAATGAGTAcaattggggttttgatgaaTATTCTAGTCTGCCAGCCAAATTCTCTCAAGGTAGAGTCAATTCTAGGGCTCAAACTGTTTTAAAGGGAATAATGAGATCTTTGCATAAGCTTCTTTTCGAGATAGTTCATAAGGTAATACTGCCTAGAGGTCACCAACGTCACATTGCCTCCATAAGAGACATAGGACTTATCAATGCAATTGAGTGCAAAGAGCGAATTGATTGGCCCACACTGATTATCCAACATCTTGCTAGAATTGTGGATCCTAAGCTAGGCTCTCATCAGTTAGCTTTTGGAAACTTGTTGACTAgagtgtttgatgcatttgaagtACCATTGGGAGAACGCAGGATTTGA